The Paenibacillus wynnii DNA window AAAACTGAAATGTGGTATGTACTTGATGCCAAACCGGATGCCAAAATTATTTACGGCCTGAAGGAAGGTGTAGACCGCAAGACACTGCGAGACGCGCTGGAAAACGGCACTGTAATGGATACCCTTCAAGAGGTATCTGTATCCGCTGGAGACTCCTTCTACATTCCGGCTGGTACCGTTCACGCCCTTTGTGCCGGTGTCGTTGTAGCAGAAATTCAACAGAACTCGGATACTACATACCGTATTTACGATTATGACCGGCCGGGTCTTGACGGCAAACCGCGCGAACTCCATGTAGAGGATTCACTTAACGTCACAGCTTACGAAGGTGCTGGCGCTACATCCATGAAGACAGACAACGCAGTGGCTGGTGAATGGCTGCAGCTTGCGGCTTCTCCTTATTTCATCGTGGAAAAGGGACTGGTGAACGGTGAATGGAATTTATCTTCTGCTCCTGACAGCTTCACCATTATAGTGATATGTGAAGGCAGCGGGTTCTTGAATTGGGATGGCGGTTCTCAGCCTTACGCGGCAGGCGAATGTTATCTCATGCCTGCTAATCTAGGGGAATACGCTCTCGAAGGTCAATCTACGGTACTTCGCTCATACTTACCGTAAGCTTCCCTTTATTGTCGATATGCTATCTTAGCTGTCTTGCCTTACTATGACCTTAAGGAGGATAGGTATGCTTGAGAATAGCTTTATAATGACCGATCCTATCGGTGTCAACATATATGTGTATGAATGGTTGCCCAAGCCCGGCTCTCCAATCAGAGGAATTCTACAAATTTCTCATGGTATGTGTGAAACCGCGGCCCGGTATGCCAATTTTGCAGAAGTGCTGACAAGAGCCGGTTATGCCGTTTATGCCAATGACCACCGGGGTCATGGTAAAACAGCAGGAAAGGTCGATGTATTAGGTGACGCTGGCGACAATGGAT harbors:
- a CDS encoding type I phosphomannose isomerase catalytic subunit, with amino-acid sequence MTQPYPLKFQPEFKERVWGGRALERFGFDLPEGHIGEGWSIADHPNGVSSVVNGDLAGLGLDEIREQYGPEWFGSKGSSETGARFPLLIKLLDCNDNLSIQVHPTDEYEGLPKGELGKTEMWYVLDAKPDAKIIYGLKEGVDRKTLRDALENGTVMDTLQEVSVSAGDSFYIPAGTVHALCAGVVVAEIQQNSDTTYRIYDYDRPGLDGKPRELHVEDSLNVTAYEGAGATSMKTDNAVAGEWLQLAASPYFIVEKGLVNGEWNLSSAPDSFTIIVICEGSGFLNWDGGSQPYAAGECYLMPANLGEYALEGQSTVLRSYLP